From a region of the Vanrija pseudolonga chromosome 2, complete sequence genome:
- the infB gene encoding Translation initiation factor IF-2, producing MSALWISSQRQVLAAPRVLVHHAAPALRHRHLNFEPEPAPSRFESSFDSSYAEEEFGGRGGRRGRQPRESRSLLNQAADEAQLPDSHHHSLRGKHDKKNRAVRNQRQWASEEDDVVDEAESQRALRELERLREKRRAEAAKAARLKQEAKEKDVFIPATITVAQLADKFGVKMVRLQRHMIQQDMTENQRRPDYLLNADEASNLAIEFDLNPIVDEDKGFDIYPEIDVDVSALPLRPPVVTIMGHVDHGKTTLLDSLRHSSVAAGEAGGITQHIGAFSVPLSSLQPKGSAPTDATITFLDTPGHAAFTGMRARGASMTDLVVLVVAADDGVMPQTREVIELVRAAGDSVGMVVAINKCDKPMIDIDRVKSNLGAEGIILEEDGGEIPAVRVSGLARIGLDDLVETLSTLAEIRDLRARVDGKAEGFVIESHVDKGLGIIATVLVARGTLRTGSAVVAGNTWARVRTMTDANGTEIHEATPGTPVIITGWRDVPTAGDQLLEAIGGEEMAKKCIDNRLRDIERKELARDLEAVNAKREQDRIRAAADAERQAEAKEAGQNVAQAMLAARRAEEAAKAATARKDFRLVIKGDVSGTVEAVVGALEPIGNKEAGVKIVHTGVGDVCESDIMLAEASEATIIGFNVDCSRDLKSQAAAAGVPLQLESIIYRLIETVRKNVGALLPPKIEHRVTGEATVQQIFEIKLSKKDVKKIAGCRVSNGVISKNESVRVLRGPNRDIVHEGTMETLRHVKKDVMEIRKGIECGIGLTGFTDIREGDEIVTFTTFEVPRELD from the exons ATGAGCGCACTGTGGATCTCGAGCCAGAGGCAGGTCCTCGCCGCTCCTCGGGTGCTGGTGCACcacgccgccccggcgctgcggcaccggcacct GAACTTTGAGCCGGAACCAGCACCATCTCGCTTTGAATCGTCCTTCGACAGCAGCTATGCCGAAGAGGAGTTTGGAGGCAGGggtggacggcgaggacggcagcCCCGCGAGTCACGCTCTCTACTCAaccaggccgccgacgaggcccaGCTCCCCGACTCCCATCATCACAGCCTCAGAGGCAAGCACGATAAGAAGAACCGTGCGGTGCGCAATCAACGCCAATGGGCgtcggaggaggacgacgttgtcgacgaggccgagtcgcAGCGAGCTCTccgcgagctggagcgcctTCGGGAAaagcgtcgcgccgaggctgccaagGCTGCAAGGCTCAAGCAGGAGGCGAAGGAGAAGGATGTGTTCATCCCCGCAACGATTACCgttgcccagctcgccgacaagtTTGGCGTCAAGATGG TCCGGCTCCAGCGCCACATGATTCAGCAGGACATGACGGAGAACCAACGCCGGCCCGACTACCTGCTGAACGCGGACGAGGCGAGTAACCTTGCGATCGAGTTCGACCTTAACCCTATCGTGGACGAGGATAAGGGCTTCGACATTTACCCCGAGATTGATGTCGACGTCAGCGCGTTGCCGCTTCGCCCGCCAGTGGTCACCATCATGGGGCACGTCGACCACGGCAAGACGACGCTACTGGATTCGCTGCGTCACTCGTCCGTCGCGGCGGGAGAAGCGGGCGGCATCACCCAGCACATTGGTGCCTTCTCCGTGCCCCTGTCCTCGCTGCAGCCCAAGGGATCGGCCCCCACGGACGCGACGATCACGTTCCTCGATACGCCCGGCCACGCCGCTTTCACTGGCATGCGTGCGCGTGGCGCGAGCATgaccgacctcgtcgtgctggtcgttgctgccgacgacggcgtcatgCCCCAGACTCGCGAGGTCATTGAGCTCGTCCGCGCTGCCGGCGACTCGGTTGGCATGGTCGTCGCTATCAACAAGTGCGACAAGCCCATGATCGACATTGACAGGGTCAAGAGCAACCTGGGTGCCGAAGGCATTATCCTGGAGGAGGATGGCGGTGAAATTCCAGCCGTGAGGGTGTCTGGCCTCGCCAGGattggcctcgacgaccttgtcgagaCGCTGTCTACTCTTGCCGAGATCCGTGACTTGCGTGCCCGTGTGGACGGCAAGGCGGAGGGCTTTGTCATTGAGTCGCACGTCGACAAGGGCCTCGGCATCATTGCGactgtcctcgtcgctcgcggcaCGCTCAGAACGGGctctgccgtcgtcgctggaAACACTTGGGCGCGTGTACGCACAATGACGGACGCGAATGGAACCGAGATCCATGAGGCAACGCCCGGCACCCCAGTCATCATCACGGGTTGGAGGGACGTCCCGACCGCGGGtgaccagctcctcgaggccatcggCGGCGAAGAGATGGCCAAGAAGTGCATTGACAACCGCCTGCGCGACATTgagcgcaaggagctcgcTCGAGACCTTGAGGCTGTCAACGCCAAGCGTGAACAGGACCGTATCCGTGCagccgccgatgccgagcgtcaggccgaggccaaggaagCCGGCCAGAATGTCGCGCAGGCTATGCtcgccgcccggcgcgcagAGGAGGCTGCCAAAGCCGCCACGGCCCGCAAGGACTTCCGCCTCGTGATCAAGGGCGACGTGAGCGGCACGGTCGAGGCTgtggtcggcgcgctcgaacCCATCGGCAACAAGGAGGCGGGCGTCAAGATTGTGCACACTGGCGTGGGTGACGTGTGCGAGAGCGACATTATGCTTGCCGAGGCGTCCGAGGCGACGATCATCGGGTTCAACGTCGACTGCTCGCGCGACCTCAAGTCGCAGGCAGCTGCGGCTGGTGTGCCGCTCCAGCTCGAGTCGATCATCTACCGTCTGATCGAGACGGTGCGCAAGAatgtcggcgcgctgctaCCTCCCAAGATTGAGCACCGTGtgacgggcgaggcgacggtGCAGCAGATCTTCGAGATCAAGCTCAGCAAGAAGGACGTCAAGAAGATTGCCGGCTGCAGGGTGTCGAACGGCGTCATCTCCAAGAACGAGTCTGTGCGCGTCCTCCGCGGCCCCAACCGTGACATTGTGCACGAGGGTACCATGGAAACACTGCGCCACGTCAAGAAGGACGTCATGGAGATCCGCAAGGGCATCGAGTGCGGTATCGGCCTCACGGGCTTCACCGACATTCGAGAGGGCGACGAGATTGTCACGTTCACAACCTTTGAGGTTCCGCGCGAGCTAGACTAG
- the l(2)04524 gene encoding putative methylcrotonoyl-CoA carboxylase beta chain, mitochondrial — protein MFAAALALLALPLLAKADFVDGCTRTATVQAGDTCDAISTKYGVSTFQFALVNDATVDENCDNLQPGQVVCLGVNGQDCSKIYTVVEDDTCDWIQQQYGIANETLYANNPQINADCTNIYIGEVLCVDTKAFTYPAYNATLFEALLRSTPAGSAPRLSRTLIAQPPLLPTGTAPHPLPTSINQKSPETVAAKEHMAGLVANLKNLRAKAREGGGKKRLEKWKASGTDKLGARERVQALLDPDSAFLELSPLAAHEVYPDDLPGAGIITGIGTVSGRRCMIVANDPTVKGGAYYPLTVKKHLRAQQVALENRLPCIYLVESGGAALPYQANVFPDADHFGRIFYNMARMSGLGIPQISVTHGISVAGGAYMPAMSDVVIIVKNQGRIFLAGPPLVKAATGEIVDDETLGGGEMHTSVSGVADYLATSDAHAIRLAREAVLDLGNASPKSIPPPREVRAPAYPVEELNSIVPPDTRQAFDIREVIARVTDGSEFREFKKEYGKTCITGFAEVHGHTVGIVANNGVLLSPSALKATHFIELCSQRGIPLVFLVNVSGYMVGEKAEKGGIAKDGAKMVRAVARAKVPKFTVVVNGSYGAGNYGMCGRAYSPRFLFMWPNAKVSVMGPDQLSSVMQTVSGNKHSDADKHFAELRERIEKESEALYSTARLWDDGIIEPKDTRDILGLALEVAADEKASRKQGGGNGNRGEIGADGDSGDWGVFRM, from the exons ATgttcgccgccgctctcgccctcctcgcgctcccccTCCTGG CCAAGgccgactttgtcgacgGCTGCACGCGTACCGCTACCGTCCAGGCCGGTGACACCTGCGACGCCATCT cCACAAAGTACGGCGTGTCGACCTTCCAGTTCGCGCTCGTCAACGACGCCACCGTCGACGAGAACTGCGACAACCTCCAGCCCGGCCAGGTCgtctgcctcggcgtcaacggCCAGGACTGCTCCAAGATCtacaccgtcgtcgaggacgacacgtGTGACTGGATCCAGCAGCAGTACGGTATCGCCAACGAGACCCTCTACGCCAACAACCCGCAGATCAACGCCGACTGCACAAACATTTACATTGGCGAGGTGCTCTGTGTCGACACCAAGGCGTTCACCTACCCCGCATACAACGCCACGCTCTTCGAG GCGCTGCTCCGCTCCACccccgccggctcggcacCCCGCCTGTCGCGCACCCTCATCGCGCAGCCACCCCTCCTGCCaacgggcacggcgccgcaccCGCTCCCCACGTCGATCAACCAAAAGTCCCCAGAGACGGTCGCGGCAAAGGAGCACATGGCCGGGCTCGTCGCCAACCTCAAGAACCTGAGGGCCAAGGCCCGCGAGGGCGGAGGCAAGAAGAGGCTCGAAAAGTGGAAGGCTTCGGGAAcggacaagctcggcgcccgtGAGCG TGTccaggcgctcctcgaccccgacaGCGCGTTCCTCGAGctctcgcccctcgccgcgcacgagGTGTACCCCGATGACCTCCCCGGCGCCGGTATCATCACCGGTATCG GAACCGTTTCGGGCCGTCGCTGCATGATTGTCGCCAACGACCCCACCgtcaagggcggcgcgtACTACCCCCTCACTGTCAAGAAGCACCTCCGTGCCCAgcaggtcgcgctcgagaaCCGTCTCCCCTGCATCTACctcgtcgagtcgggcggTGCCGCCCTGCCGTACCAGGCCAACGTCttccccgacgccgaccactTCGGCCGCATCTTCTACAACATGGCCCGCATGAGCGGTCTCGGTATCCCTCAGATCTCGGTCACGCACGGTATCTCGGTCGCCGGTGGTGCCTACATGCCCGCCATGTCGGACGTTGTGATCATCGTCAAGAACCAGGGACGTATCTTCCTTGCCGGTCCCCCGCTCGTCAAGGCGGCCACGGGTgagattgtcgacgacgagaccctcggtggtggtgagatGCACACCTCGGTGTCTGGTGTTGCCGACTACCTCGCCACGTCGGATGCCCACGCCatccgcctcgctcgcgaagccgtcctcgacctggGCAACGCGTCGCCAAAATCCatcccccctccccgcgAGGTCCGCGCCCCCGCATACcctgtcgaggagctcaactCGATCGTCCCCCCCGACACCCGCCAGGCGTTTGACATCCGCGAGGTCATCGCCCGCGTGACCGACGGCTCCGAGTTCCGCGAGTTCAAGAAGGAGTACGGCAAGACGTGTATCACTGGCTTTGCCGAGGTCCACGGCCACACGGTCGGCATTGTCGCCAACAACGGTGTGCtcctctcgccctcggcactcAAGGCCACGCACTTCATCGAGCTCTGCTCGCAGCGCGGCATCcccctcgtcttcctcgtcaacgtcTCGGGTTACATGGtcggcgagaaggccgagaagggcggTATCGCCAAGGACGGTGCCAAGATggtccgcgccgtcgcccgcgcaAAGGTCCCCAAGTTCACGGTTGTCGTCAACGGCTCGTACGGAGCAGGCAACTACGGCATGTGTGGCCGCGCGTACTCGCCCCGCTTCCTCTTCATGTGGCCCAACGCCAAGGTCTCAGTCATGGGCCCCGACCAGCTCTCGAGCGTCATGCAGACCGTCTCGGGCAACAAGCACTCGGACGCCGACAAGCACTTTGCCGAGCTCCGTGAGCGTATCGAGAAGGAGTCGGAAGCGCTGTACTCGACCGCCCGGCTGTGGGACGACGGCATCATCGAGCCCAAGGACACGCGTGACattctcggcctcgccctcgaggtcgcaGCAGACGAGAAGGCTTCGCGCAAGCAGGGTGGTGGCAACGGAAACCGCGGCGAGATTGGCGCCGACGGTGACAGCGGCGACTGGGGCGTGTTCCGCATGTAA
- the Os08g0159800 gene encoding Zinc finger CCCH domain-containing protein 56, translating to MAQSSVSLPLPMFPQPKSFAQHRRRVYTKPVLTPATHADHPVDVPVDASPSSPEDQVTPAPEPTTAALRTSLEDLKIVSLDSEAASSQATPTTADVYRIPQRTPGYSRAPPPTPVRGPPGALKLSTGAPRDRDRRDSLTSPRTPSSAPVGRLAGAAAARGISIDTALGRKDSAAPSTGGLLRPSARYAGLAGDTAAQASPGVPSSARPRGLTVAILMGDGEMVAESAPVTPSLASGGVGAQRSALLSAAPGASEVAPDSRRKQIILCRYYHTPGLTCTSRPCRFVHSLEALNLSKEAGVDVGHLPMLSPRTGLRAVSSSSEVGEDPTRGTFALAQSTQPAVPHVDEDASAVEPGGAVVVRDAATGDEVVGFVFKMSGGGKGPSGKSRAKYKTVPCKDFAEGNCPYGDYCSFIHDADNLYDPAKHDKAVLAASAAEPAPPAPSATHKNKANGRSAHNRAPSTNKPPSDNGSSTLTYSPPVDEVLTPVDEDTEITIPSLGTVAAPTIRHPPQRRPERVHIPDNRQHHPVRPQPNLYREEPQMWDQNHATAAAAAQAQAQAQAMSPISPGPNTAPFYHYQPEMWSPDWPPPIPHQMMWPAMQDSAGFGASPTYPWGMPMSPVGRVEPEPQPAVLVPAGMVPPQPMAAPMVQPPPPPAPLPPLPPPGADVVWTPGGWAVQDAGMKFALHDQQRPSHILPAAPTKSYYRTRQCRFFASGYCPHGDECAYLHTVQPPAPQPKAKAIRPNIRTVPCKFFNSALGCQRSAEECNFAHIRVVPENEPIIDKPRPWRTRPCRHFQLGRCKLGDSCHFAHVLEEGASVPPPPPAAGSSSASASDGVVARHRREASEANIKDYAHLYQRDATPTTASAFSSASSPPMSAHEGHDLLHTQPCAEWARTGHCENGAWCRYIHPGSGFIGELTDASLTAESVEGACESLREKIRGGSVNTHIDDDDDDDDDDDDDDVEIVTMDTRSVPPPRRSSS from the exons ATGGCTCAGTCCTCCGTCTCCCTTCCCCTCCCAATGTTCCCCCAGCCCAAGTCGTTCGCTCAGCACCGGCGCAGGGTATACACCAAGCCAGTGCTCACGCCGGCCACACATGCCGATCACCCGGTCGATGTACCGGTGGACGCCTCCCCATCATCACCGGAGGACCAAGTCACCCCGGCGCCGGAACCGACAACCGCGGCGCTCCGCACAAGCCTAGAGGACCTCAAGATCgtctcgctcgactcggaaGCAGCCAGCTCCCAagccacgccgacgactgcAGATGTCTACCGTATCCCGCAAAGGACGCCCGGGTATTCAAGagcgcccccgccgacgccggtcCGCgggccgcccggcgcgctcaagctGAGCACCGGTGCACCCCGGGACCGGGACAGGCGCGACTCTCTCACCTCACCCAGGACCCCGTCATCGGCCCCTGTTGgccggctcgccggcgctgctgccgctcggGGGATCTCGATCGACACGGCGCTGGGCCGCAAggacagcgcggcgccgagcaccggCGGCCTGCTCCGCCCCTCCGCGCGGTACGCCGGCCTGGCTGGCGACACTGCTGCCCAGGCATCGCCTGGAgtcccgtcgtcggcccgcccgcgcggcctCACAGTCGCGATCCTCatgggcgacggcgagatggTGGCAGAGAGCGCGCCCGTGACTCCTAGCCTCGCCTCGGGGGGCGTTGGCGCCCAGCGCTCCGCCCTCCTTAGCGCCGCTCCTGGAGCAAGCGAGGTGGCGCCTGATTCACGAAGGAAGCAGATCATCCTCTGCAGGTACTACCACACGCCTGGGTTGACGTGCACTTCGCGACCTTGCCGTTTCGTGCactcgctcgaggcgctgaATCTCAGCAAGGAGGCGGGTGTCGACGTTGGCCACCTGCCCATGCTCTCGCCGCGGACGGGACTGCGCGCCgtttcgtcgtcgtccgaaGTCGGGGAGGACCCCACACGCGGGACCTTTGCCCTCGCCCAGTCAACACAGCCCGCCGTTCcccacgtcgacgaggacgcctcggccgtcgagccggGTGGAGCCGTGGTCGTGAGGGACGCCGCTACcggggacgaggtggtcggaTTCGTGTTCAAAATGAGTGGCGGAGGCAAGGGCCCGTCAGGCAAGTCACGCGCAAAGTATAAGA CCGTGCCGTGCAAGGACTTTGCGGAAGGGAACTGCCCATACGGCGACTACTGCTCCTTCATTCACGACGCGGACAACCTGTACGACCCAGCAAAGCACGACAAGGCTGTTCTCGCCGCCTCTGCTGCCGAACCAGCCCCACCGGCCCCTAGTGCCACGCACAAGAACAAGGCCAACGGGCGGAGTGCGCACAACAGGGCACCCTCCACCAACAAGCCCCCTTCGGACAATGGCAGCTCAACGCTTACTTATTCCCCGCCggtggacgaggtgctcACGCCCGTCGACGAAGATACGGAAATTACCATCCCGTCCCTCGGTaccgtcgccgcgcccacAATCCGCCACCCGCCACAGCGACGGCCTGAACGCGTCCACATCCCAGACAACCGACAGCACCACCCCGTCCGCCCCCAGCCGAACCTGTACCGCGAGGAGCCGCAGATGTGGGACCAGAACCATGCAACGGCTGCCGCAGCAGCCCAGGCCCAGGCCCAGGCGCAAGCCATGTCGCCCATCTCTCCCGGCCCCAACACGGCCCCGTTCTACCACTACCAGCCTGAAATGTGGTCGCCCGactggccgccgcccatccCTCACCAGATGATGTGGCCGGCCATGCAGGACTCTGCAGGCTTTGGCGCGTCTCCCACGTACCCATGGGGCATGCCAATGTCGCCGGTTGGTAGAGTGGAGCCAGAGCCGCAGCCGGCAGTCCTGGTGCCGGCGGGCATGGTGCCGCCCCAACCCATGGCAGCGCCGATGGttcaaccaccaccaccacctgcgccactgccaccgctgccgccgcctggggCCGATGTCGTCTGGACTCCGGGCGGCTGGGCGGTCCAGGATGCGGGCATGAAGTTTGCACTTCATGATCAGCAGCGCCCCAGCCACATCCTGCCCGCGGCCCCCACAAAGTCCTACTACCGAACGCGGCAGTGCCGGTTCTTTGCCAGCGGTTACTGCCCCCATGGTGATGAGTGCGCTTA CCTGCACACGGTGcagccaccggcgccgcagccAAAGGCCAAGGCCATTCGGCCCAACATTCGAACTGTCCCTTGCAAGTTCTTCAACTCTGCGCTCGGATGCCAGCGCTCGGCGGAAGAGTGCAACTTTGCGCACATCCGCGTCGTGCCCGAAAACGAGCCGATTATCGACAAGCCCCGCCCATGGCGGACCCGTCCGTGCCGCCACTTCCAGCTCGGGAGGTGCAAGCTGGGCGACTCGTGCCACTTTGCCCACGTGTTGGAGGAGGGCGCTTCAgtcccgccgccaccacccgcAGCTGGTTCGTCCTCTGCAAGCGCCAGTGATGGCGTTGTcgcgcggcaccggcgcgaggcgagcgaggccaACATCAAGGACTATGCGCACCTGTaccagcgcgacgcgacgccaacgacggcgtcggcgttctcgtccgcgtcctcgccgcccatgAGCGCGCACGAGGGCCACGACCTGCTCCACACGCAGCCGTGTGCCGAGTGGGCGCGGACCGGCCACTGCGAGAACGGTGCCTGGTGCCGGTACATCCACCCCGGCAGCGGCTTCATTGGCGAGCTGACGGATGCGAGCCTGACGGCGGAGAGCGTCGAGGGGGCGTGCGAGAGCCTGAGAGAGAAGATCCGCGGCGGGAGTGTCAACACGCACattgatgatgacgacgatgacgacgacgacgacgacgacgacgatgtggAGATTGTTACGATGGACACGCGCTCGGTGCCACCGCCGAGGCGTAGCAGTTCTTGA